From a region of the Odoribacter splanchnicus DSM 20712 genome:
- a CDS encoding sensor histidine kinase: MDNQAPFAIKKLKLGYSLANEDEFCWKYNNTEKRLKINSMEKYISLGRQVVYDCLFENKCLDIQKIAVLYHKALQEKGISESPYLIIKGLDGNKLLLSDKLNVEPNSITTSPLNLGYDYKHQITASFKLPFVFRALKGVLWIELLFLIGFVICLVWQWNSIKMTLRSVRVQTMGIAHLEHELKKPLATMISAIGGMLKRKESVLCPTDEVKLGMIKARLMKMADITDTMLTSLKTSVLEVEREPIDLQLELEMITEMFTMIRKHARVEYHIAEGLGYPCLDKIYFNYIVINLVDNAIKYGGAHPVVKINFYEEGTDYILVVEDNGMGIAPKDQKQIFKQFYRVRNQQVTKTTGFGLGLTFVHKVVCAYGGKIHIESEIGNGSKFLIILPQVSWKN, from the coding sequence TTGGATAATCAAGCTCCTTTTGCTATTAAGAAATTGAAATTAGGGTATAGTTTAGCTAATGAGGATGAATTTTGTTGGAAATACAATAATACAGAAAAAAGGCTTAAAATTAATTCAATGGAGAAATATATTAGTTTAGGCCGGCAAGTTGTTTATGATTGTTTATTTGAGAACAAATGTTTAGATATACAGAAGATTGCTGTTTTATATCATAAAGCATTACAAGAAAAAGGTATATCTGAAAGTCCTTATTTAATAATTAAGGGGTTAGATGGAAATAAGTTATTATTGTCAGATAAGCTTAATGTAGAACCTAATAGTATTACTACTTCTCCGCTAAATTTAGGATACGATTACAAACACCAAATCACGGCCTCCTTCAAACTTCCTTTCGTTTTCCGAGCCCTTAAAGGAGTATTATGGATTGAATTACTTTTTCTGATTGGTTTCGTTATTTGTTTAGTCTGGCAATGGAATTCGATAAAGATGACGCTAAGAAGTGTACGGGTACAGACCATGGGAATTGCCCATTTGGAACATGAGCTGAAAAAGCCTTTAGCTACGATGATTTCGGCGATAGGAGGGATGTTGAAACGGAAGGAATCTGTTTTATGTCCTACAGATGAAGTAAAGTTAGGGATGATAAAGGCACGTTTGATGAAGATGGCCGATATTACCGATACTATGCTGACCTCTTTAAAAACTTCGGTTTTGGAGGTGGAACGCGAACCGATCGACCTGCAACTGGAATTGGAGATGATCACAGAAATGTTTACGATGATCCGAAAACATGCCCGGGTGGAGTATCACATTGCCGAAGGACTCGGATACCCTTGCCTCGATAAAATATATTTCAATTATATTGTTATCAATTTAGTGGACAATGCTATTAAATATGGAGGAGCTCATCCGGTCGTTAAAATTAATTTCTATGAAGAGGGGACTGATTATATTTTGGTTGTTGAAGACAATGGCATGGGAATTGCACCTAAAGATCAAAAACAGATTTTTAAACAATTCTATCGTGTCAGAAATCAGCAAGTCACGAAAACAACAGGATTTGGTTTGGGGTTGACCTTCGTACATAAAGTGGTTTGTGCTTACGGAGGGAAAATACATATAGAGAGTGAAATAGGAAACGGTAGCAAGTTTTTAATTATTTTACCACAGGTATCATGGAAAAATTGA
- a CDS encoding sensor histidine kinase, translating into MLFLFLLGQGVWIYHVRELKVKEFKMRAGYLLSEVAEEYIADEGLKYLAYGRDSSFRNGRLRENKDEKCFPVNHFYVFSEDKIHLVYDDLYENRELDVRRLDSLLRNALTERSMPPLVCWAISDRNTGHILLTCGKVSGSDKLIQAVPANLGCGFQHHLIASFELPFVFNAFMGILLVEVIFLLGFILSLLWQWHYIHTFWKTSEVKMMGAAHLEHELKKPIAILLNAVEDLMESNKDILTAREQLKLKMMRVRLIKMADMTDTLLMICGNSMPQFKCADLNVRQEMDMVLELFEILKPYAKVSFHITPEAASACLDQVYFFYMVVNLVDNAIKYSGDHPCVTIDCWKENDNFVIAVRDNGIGIPKREQKRIFRAFYRMNTRCVRRTTGFGLGLTFVRKVVDTYGGDIQVESKVGVGSSFIVVLPQ; encoded by the coding sequence ATGTTATTCTTGTTTCTCTTAGGACAAGGAGTCTGGATCTATCATGTGCGTGAATTGAAAGTTAAAGAATTCAAAATGCGGGCAGGTTATCTTCTTTCGGAAGTGGCGGAGGAATATATTGCAGACGAGGGGCTTAAGTATTTGGCTTATGGTAGAGATTCTTCTTTCCGTAATGGGAGATTAAGAGAAAATAAAGATGAAAAATGTTTTCCGGTAAATCATTTCTATGTGTTTTCTGAGGATAAAATCCACTTGGTATATGATGATTTGTACGAGAATCGGGAGCTCGATGTGAGACGACTCGATTCTTTATTGCGGAATGCCTTGACCGAACGTTCTATGCCTCCGTTGGTTTGTTGGGCCATCTCAGACCGGAATACAGGTCATATCTTACTCACTTGCGGGAAAGTTTCCGGCTCCGATAAGTTAATTCAGGCAGTGCCGGCAAATTTGGGATGCGGATTTCAGCATCACCTGATCGCTTCCTTCGAACTCCCTTTTGTATTCAACGCTTTTATGGGTATCTTGCTGGTGGAAGTTATTTTTTTACTCGGTTTTATATTGAGTTTATTGTGGCAATGGCATTACATTCACACTTTTTGGAAAACTTCGGAAGTAAAGATGATGGGGGCTGCTCATCTAGAACATGAGCTGAAAAAACCGATAGCGATTTTATTGAATGCAGTAGAGGATCTGATGGAAAGTAACAAAGATATCCTGACCGCACGGGAGCAGCTGAAATTGAAAATGATGCGGGTAAGATTGATCAAAATGGCTGATATGACAGATACTTTACTCATGATTTGTGGTAATTCCATGCCCCAATTCAAGTGTGCCGATTTGAATGTCAGACAAGAAATGGACATGGTACTCGAACTTTTCGAGATACTCAAACCCTATGCCAAAGTGAGTTTTCATATCACTCCCGAGGCTGCTTCGGCCTGTCTGGATCAGGTCTATTTCTTTTATATGGTGGTCAACCTTGTAGATAATGCTATAAAATATAGTGGTGATCATCCTTGTGTAACCATTGATTGTTGGAAAGAAAATGATAATTTTGTAATCGCTGTCAGAGATAATGGGATCGGCATTCCAAAACGAGAACAGAAGCGTATTTTCCGGGCATTTTATCGGATGAATACTAGGTGCGTGCGTAGAACGACGGGCTTTGGCTTAGGATTGACCTTTGTCCGGAAGGTGGTGGATACCTATGGGGGAGATATTCAGGTGGAAAGCAAAGTTGGAGTAGGCAGCAGCTTTATCGTCGTATTACCACAATAA
- a CDS encoding redoxin domain-containing protein translates to MVKFFSICLVVLLLCSCHSRRKEIARIVEEWKNKEVIFPDPLLVKVQGRDTILPDFQERKYKILNYIDTSGCTECRMKLAEWQLLKQEIDSLGYDVDILFVAWVHNYDELEILQRANRCQLPFLYDPQGDMQKINQFPAEPAFQTFLLDSLNRVLLIGSPVENDKIWTLYQRSLSSLNSGIPGRNP, encoded by the coding sequence ATGGTAAAATTTTTTAGTATTTGCCTGGTGGTATTACTCCTCTGTAGTTGCCATTCACGCCGGAAAGAAATAGCTCGAATCGTTGAAGAATGGAAAAATAAAGAAGTTATTTTTCCGGATCCCTTATTGGTAAAAGTACAAGGGCGGGATACCATCCTCCCGGATTTTCAGGAACGCAAATATAAAATCCTGAATTACATCGACACCAGTGGTTGTACGGAATGCCGGATGAAACTGGCCGAATGGCAATTATTGAAACAGGAAATCGATAGTCTGGGCTACGATGTCGACATCCTATTCGTTGCCTGGGTCCACAATTACGACGAATTGGAAATCCTGCAACGTGCCAATCGTTGTCAGCTACCCTTCCTATACGATCCGCAGGGGGATATGCAAAAAATCAACCAGTTTCCTGCCGAACCGGCTTTCCAAACTTTCCTGCTCGATTCGCTCAACCGGGTCCTGCTTATCGGTAGTCCGGTCGAAAACGATAAAATCTGGACCCTCTACCAACGTTCCCTCTCCTCTTTAAACTCCGGGATTCCAGGCCGGAATCCCTAG
- a CDS encoding O-antigen ligase family protein: MGPVRQLVFYFHLQDLWGILFMGNAFLNSESSHFSDIQAFNLILLGILYLTVRILSGLSQYIQLTVVLGLLFYFLGEAIAGFGQIHDFVAPRHLIAQMSGSFQNSESYDGLLACLLPLSLSLALRANDAPSKRYLVVPVLSGFCTFLVLTLIPASMNPCCWFIAGIGCYVVVLYHFRTFRSYKLLLRWYPKRVIFFTLLLFVLLFKIGDSMYTSMKNPEADCTFLWEQSVGLIRRSPDQGYGLGSFSQLVSTPHLSEKGSISPDSPEIWAIDNHTSYCFNEYLRITVENGIPGLLWFLLFLITAFYNALRCGQIGLSGCLLAFGIFAYFSNIFDIIPLSIILTIIPALCGRRLPFLQPHCRKRPAYCSILSQ, from the coding sequence TTGGGACCAGTACGGCAGCTGGTGTTTTATTTTCATCTCCAAGATTTATGGGGTATTTTGTTTATGGGAAATGCTTTTCTCAACAGTGAGTCTTCTCATTTTTCAGATATACAGGCATTTAATCTCATTCTGTTGGGAATTCTTTATCTTACGGTAAGGATATTGTCAGGACTTTCCCAATATATTCAGCTAACGGTAGTCTTAGGGTTACTTTTCTATTTCTTAGGTGAAGCAATAGCAGGTTTCGGTCAGATCCACGATTTCGTAGCTCCCCGCCATCTTATAGCTCAGATGAGCGGCAGTTTCCAAAATTCTGAAAGCTATGACGGTCTTTTGGCTTGTCTGCTCCCGTTATCTCTTTCCCTGGCTCTCCGGGCGAACGATGCTCCGAGTAAAAGGTATCTCGTTGTACCTGTGTTATCGGGATTCTGTACATTTCTGGTGCTCACTCTAATTCCAGCCAGCATGAATCCTTGTTGCTGGTTTATTGCAGGAATAGGATGTTATGTTGTAGTTCTCTACCATTTCCGGACTTTCCGTAGCTATAAGTTATTATTACGTTGGTATCCGAAGAGGGTTATTTTCTTTACCCTACTCCTTTTTGTCCTCCTATTTAAGATCGGAGACTCGATGTACACCTCGATGAAAAATCCGGAAGCAGATTGTACTTTTTTATGGGAACAAAGCGTCGGACTTATCCGTCGATCTCCGGATCAGGGATATGGCTTAGGAAGTTTCAGCCAACTGGTATCCACTCCTCATCTTTCTGAAAAAGGTTCTATTTCGCCCGATTCTCCTGAAATATGGGCTATCGACAACCATACTTCCTACTGTTTTAACGAATATTTACGGATCACGGTAGAAAACGGAATACCAGGTCTCCTCTGGTTTCTCTTATTCCTGATCACGGCTTTTTACAATGCCCTTCGCTGCGGACAAATCGGTCTTAGCGGTTGTCTGTTAGCTTTCGGTATATTTGCTTATTTTTCGAACATTTTCGATATTATTCCTTTGAGTATAATCTTGACAATTATACCGGCACTCTGCGGTAGAAGGCTACCGTTCCTGCAACCTCATTGCAGGAAACGTCCCGCTTATTGTTCGATTTTAAGCCAATAA
- a CDS encoding response regulator transcription factor — translation MTILYAEDDSMTVMEVQEKLENNGYEVIVAYDGNEALEKFIACKPDLIVLDVDMPGKDGLEVLQFIRLQDSQTPVIIYSCLIDEEKQIKGLEWGANVYLLKNYSPTLLLAQIQRCIARSGEEVIRLSKQVEYDFSACNLRVSDVVYHLTMLENKIFSILCKNRNTLVAREDLLKAGWNSQAPNCSLQLNKMVSRLRKLLKGDHSVYILTEKPLGYWLKIEQ, via the coding sequence ATGACAATTTTGTATGCAGAAGATGATTCTATGACAGTCATGGAAGTTCAGGAAAAACTGGAGAATAATGGTTATGAAGTTATTGTCGCCTACGATGGCAATGAAGCCCTGGAAAAATTTATTGCCTGTAAACCCGATCTGATCGTTCTTGATGTGGATATGCCTGGAAAAGACGGACTCGAGGTCTTGCAGTTTATACGGCTTCAGGATAGTCAAACACCTGTCATTATTTATAGTTGCCTGATTGATGAAGAAAAACAGATCAAAGGTTTGGAATGGGGCGCTAACGTTTACTTACTGAAAAATTATAGTCCGACGCTGCTGTTAGCCCAAATCCAGCGATGCATTGCCCGAAGTGGGGAGGAAGTGATCCGTTTGAGTAAACAGGTCGAATATGATTTTTCGGCTTGTAACCTGAGGGTGTCGGATGTTGTCTATCACCTCACCATGTTGGAGAATAAGATATTTTCCATCCTATGTAAAAACCGCAATACCCTGGTTGCTCGCGAAGATTTACTGAAAGCAGGTTGGAATAGTCAGGCCCCTAACTGCAGTCTGCAACTCAACAAAATGGTCAGCCGTTTACGAAAATTGCTGAAAGGTGATCATTCGGTATATATCCTTACCGAAAAGCCCCTGGGTTATTGGCTTAAAATCGAACAATAA
- a CDS encoding BF3164 family lipoprotein: MKKLHYIIISALLVGGCQSDPRLESEASPLVRTKVSELYYAQSDNIDLEALNIVSPSKFVKKGNLYAILTPNSAYRFAIYDSESGNVTRLVPAGKNEGEGMYYISMNLQGDIVSAFDFGSGRLVEIDLNEYATPGYRPVFTSLAEDGKTPFGAIRLDERILSTGLYTAGRYCISQATGYNSYSVSYPTCADPTLTDTLKSIFYASNILALNPMHSKVACANMQSGCLDICEIHDNELSRINEVHMTTPRVKFNRHRPKGRGLTHPVTYSRNNLFGFCDLAVSENYIFALYSGRTLKDYNLDVDKGKTIVVFDWNGSHVRTYQLQNACSAISYDAADNTIYALSQEGNKPQIITLNL, encoded by the coding sequence ATGAAAAAATTACACTATATCATCATCTCTGCCCTCCTGGTTGGAGGTTGTCAATCTGATCCGAGATTAGAGAGTGAAGCTTCGCCGTTGGTACGGACGAAAGTTTCAGAGCTTTATTACGCTCAATCGGATAATATCGATTTAGAGGCATTAAACATTGTATCCCCTTCTAAATTTGTAAAGAAAGGAAACTTATATGCCATCCTGACCCCGAACAGTGCTTATCGTTTTGCCATATACGACAGTGAAAGCGGCAACGTCACCCGTTTAGTACCGGCAGGAAAAAACGAAGGTGAAGGGATGTACTATATTAGCATGAATCTACAAGGCGATATCGTTTCAGCCTTTGATTTCGGTTCCGGGCGATTGGTTGAAATCGACCTAAACGAATATGCCACGCCAGGTTACCGACCTGTTTTCACCAGTCTTGCAGAAGATGGAAAGACTCCATTCGGAGCAATCCGACTCGATGAAAGAATTTTATCCACAGGTCTCTACACTGCAGGGCGTTATTGTATTAGTCAGGCCACAGGGTACAACTCCTATAGCGTAAGTTATCCAACCTGTGCCGACCCCACTCTAACCGACACGTTAAAAAGTATTTTCTATGCCAGTAATATTTTGGCTCTGAATCCTATGCATTCCAAAGTCGCCTGTGCTAATATGCAATCCGGTTGTCTGGATATCTGTGAAATTCATGATAACGAACTGAGTCGTATCAATGAAGTCCATATGACTACCCCAAGAGTTAAATTCAACAGACATCGTCCGAAAGGTCGTGGCCTGACTCATCCGGTGACTTATTCCCGAAATAACCTGTTCGGATTCTGCGATTTGGCGGTATCGGAGAATTATATTTTCGCTCTGTATTCAGGAAGAACCCTGAAAGATTATAATCTGGATGTGGACAAAGGAAAAACAATCGTAGTATTCGATTGGAATGGTTCACATGTCCGGACTTATCAATTACAGAATGCTTGTTCAGCAATCAGCTATGATGCAGCGGACAATACAATTTATGCGCTGTCACAAGAAGGCAACAAACCTCAAATCATTACGCTGAATTTATAG
- a CDS encoding response regulator transcription factor, whose amino-acid sequence MEKLKVLYAEDDPLTVMEVAEQLEERGFEVIVATNGTEALKLFRERQPNVVLLDVDMPGHNGFEVLQIIRLTDHYTPIVIYSSLGDEANQMRGLESGAYTYLVKNCAPAVVAAQVYNCLSKNGSDKICLGEKSFFDLLSGELWIGERKEKLVGLEFKIFTMLCRNREKTVSRELLIKAGWDKDDYKLHLQLNKYISILRHKISLTSASIVTDKFNGYMLKVTR is encoded by the coding sequence ATGGAAAAATTGAAGGTTTTATATGCAGAGGATGATCCTCTGACTGTGATGGAGGTTGCGGAGCAACTCGAAGAGAGGGGATTTGAAGTAATCGTAGCTACCAATGGGACGGAGGCACTGAAGCTGTTCCGGGAGCGGCAACCGAATGTTGTTTTGCTGGATGTCGATATGCCTGGTCATAATGGGTTTGAGGTGCTGCAAATTATCCGGCTTACCGACCACTATACACCGATAGTGATCTACAGTTCGTTAGGGGATGAAGCCAACCAGATGCGTGGACTCGAAAGTGGCGCCTATACCTATCTGGTGAAAAATTGCGCGCCTGCCGTTGTGGCAGCACAGGTGTATAATTGTCTAAGTAAAAATGGCAGTGATAAAATCTGCTTGGGAGAAAAATCATTTTTCGATCTGCTTTCCGGAGAATTATGGATCGGAGAAAGAAAAGAAAAATTGGTGGGATTGGAATTTAAAATCTTTACCATGCTTTGCCGTAACCGCGAGAAAACAGTTTCCCGTGAATTATTGATCAAAGCAGGATGGGATAAGGATGATTATAAATTGCATTTGCAGTTGAATAAATACATCAGTATTCTACGGCATAAAATTTCACTGACTTCGGCTTCCATTGTCACTGACAAATTTAACGGCTATATGCTCAAAGTGACCCGCTAG
- a CDS encoding TolB-like 6-bladed beta-propeller domain-containing protein — protein sequence MNKTLLFLLLAGLLISCKPTPPSGDNGEIVPLTSECLLKNSDLYMKYPYKIKVQDSIMCIWDLHGGDRFYHLYSYPELQFITSFAVNGRGPEEYISTGGFCMDKQHIYVFDTSRARLSIFRKDSLMQQRISPARIIDYPQAGIPILNFCRTDQGFALLNFDGPERIAFIDTCGHLLNKKYEIPWGNTAKNKAYPTMTASLWNSYLDYNPDNHLLVLVTQNGELLEIHNLASDSSRFIVGKGGEPDFLSDKNGLLVGKIKGYQDVQVGKKAIYTLFSGTDHQEELKKMMKGQPTPDGGNLFLVYDLDGKLIRKFLLDHYTNGIDVHEDSNILYTVSSSEENAINKYRLPL from the coding sequence ATGAATAAAACTCTACTTTTCCTGCTGTTAGCAGGACTCCTGATTTCCTGTAAACCCACTCCCCCATCCGGAGATAACGGGGAGATCGTTCCCCTGACTTCGGAATGTTTGTTAAAAAACAGTGACCTATATATGAAATATCCATATAAAATAAAAGTACAGGATTCTATAATGTGTATTTGGGACCTGCATGGAGGAGATCGGTTCTATCATCTCTATTCTTATCCTGAGCTGCAATTCATCACTTCCTTTGCCGTGAACGGCCGCGGGCCGGAAGAATATATTTCGACAGGGGGATTTTGTATGGACAAGCAACATATTTATGTTTTCGACACTAGCCGGGCCCGCCTTTCGATCTTCCGGAAAGACAGTCTGATGCAACAACGCATTTCCCCTGCCCGGATAATCGACTACCCTCAAGCCGGCATTCCGATACTGAATTTTTGCCGGACGGACCAAGGGTTTGCCTTGCTCAATTTCGACGGACCGGAACGGATTGCATTTATCGATACTTGTGGACATCTGCTGAACAAAAAATACGAGATTCCGTGGGGAAATACCGCAAAAAACAAAGCCTACCCGACGATGACAGCCTCACTATGGAACTCTTATCTCGACTATAATCCCGACAATCACCTATTAGTCCTTGTCACCCAAAACGGAGAATTACTGGAAATCCATAACCTGGCGTCGGATTCTTCCCGGTTCATTGTCGGCAAAGGAGGTGAACCTGATTTTTTGAGTGATAAAAACGGACTCCTTGTCGGCAAAATCAAGGGTTATCAGGATGTACAAGTCGGGAAAAAAGCCATCTACACCTTATTCTCGGGCACCGATCACCAAGAAGAACTCAAAAAAATGATGAAGGGGCAGCCTACTCCTGATGGTGGCAATTTGTTTTTAGTATACGACCTCGACGGTAAGCTGATCCGGAAATTTTTGCTCGATCACTATACCAATGGTATAGATGTCCACGAAGACAGCAATATACTTTATACCGTAAGTTCTTCTGAAGAAAATGCAATCAACAAATATCGGTTACCACTCTGA